ATCGGCTCAGCAGCGGTGTCTATTTCAGCAATATCATCTTACGCGACACGGACTTGTCGCCGGCGGTCACACGATACAGATAGACACCGGAAGGCAATTGACCCGCCTGGGAATTCTCGGACGACCAGTGGAGTTCATAAGTGCCCGGCGCCTGTACGCCGAAATCCTCATGCCACACATTTTGCCCGAGCAGGTTGAAGATCTCGAAACGCACGGCGGACGCTTTCCCAATCGAATAGCGAATAGTCGTTTCCGGGTTGAACGGATTCGGCGAGTTCTGGCTGACTGAGAGCTCGGTCGGCAAGACTTCGGTATCAACTTCGTACACCGGCGTCGCGGTGGCCACGAACGGATACTGGCCGGAGCCACTGAAGTATTCCGAACCCATCGACACCGTGCGCGACAGCGAGATGGCGACACCGTAGTCCTTGGTGAAGAACTGGCACACCTCGTTTGAAGACGAGAATTCCACCGGCGGCAAGCTTTCGTAAATGGTGGTCGTGGTGATGTACCACGTGCCCCGGCATCGAATCGCCGATGCTTCCTTACTGCCGAACTTGACCGTTCCCCAGGCGTCGCATTCCCACTTGATGCTATCCCTCACCGTCTGCGTATAGAGCAAGTTACCGTCCAGATCGTAGTAAGGATTTGTGTAACTGAACTTCGTGATCCAGGTCGAATTCCCCGTGATGGGGAACTTCGTCTGCAGCGAGGGCGTGTCGTAGATGATCTTAATCGTGTCCGGCTTGACGCCATAGGTTGTGAACGAGCCATAAGAAACGAATTCGTTGGGCGGCGTACTGAAGAACGACCAGGATGTCAGTCCGTAGGTGTCCCAGGCGCGCGTGGCATCCGGGAAGTACTCATGTCCCGGCGTGGTGGCAGCATTGACCACTGTACTCGGGAAAAACCCGAAAGAGAAGCCGATGGCGCTGAAGTCCCAGGTATTGCCACCGCCGCTGCCGGCATTGGCAATCGTCCAAGCTGCCCCATCAGTTTGCGACATCAGCGATGAACGATAAATCGTCCCGGGTGTCTGGGGGTAATCGCTTTGATTGATTGTGATCTGCCCATGGACGGCACCTGCCAGAGTCACGATCGCGAATGCCATCGTTAACCAAGATTTCATTTTTGCTCCAATCGCGAGAAATTTCAGGTTTTGTTTTATTCTGATGAGATCGGGCGCGCAGAATCCAATTGGAGTCTCAGTTACGGGCGTAGGCAATGCGAAAACGAGAGCGCGTCCTCAGCAACATGTACGATTCATGCCACTTTCGGTGAATCCCCACTTTTGATAGTATACTATACAGTTCTATATTGTCAATTATAAATGTCGCTGCGCGACCTAAAGAAAAAGGGCCGATTCGACAAGAATTGGCCCTCCGGTCATTGGCTTAGAGCCTGTTACAGCTTGATGAGTTCCACGCGGCGGTTGTTTTGCCGGCCTTCGGGTGTGTCGTTGGAATCGACCGGCTTGGTTTCGCCGAAGCCCTTGGTTTCCAGGCGGGCTGCGTCGATGCCGTACTTCTCAATCAGGTACGCCTTAACTGAGGCGGCGCGGTTATTAC
The window above is part of the Candidatus Zixiibacteriota bacterium genome. Proteins encoded here:
- a CDS encoding T9SS type A sorting domain-containing protein, coding for MKSWLTMAFAIVTLAGAVHGQITINQSDYPQTPGTIYRSSLMSQTDGAAWTIANAGSGGGNTWDFSAIGFSFGFFPSTVVNAATTPGHEYFPDATRAWDTYGLTSWSFFSTPPNEFVSYGSFTTYGVKPDTIKIIYDTPSLQTKFPITGNSTWITKFSYTNPYYDLDGNLLYTQTVRDSIKWECDAWGTVKFGSKEASAIRCRGTWYITTTTIYESLPPVEFSSSNEVCQFFTKDYGVAISLSRTVSMGSEYFSGSGQYPFVATATPVYEVDTEVLPTELSVSQNSPNPFNPETTIRYSIGKASAVRFEIFNLLGQNVWHEDFGVQAPGTYELHWSSENSQAGQLPSGVYLYRVTAGDKSVSRKMILLK